The window GGACGAGGAAGCCGGCGAACGCGTTCAGGCGGCTATCGATGAACTCTATTCGTACGCCCTCACGCTGTTCGAACCTGTCGGCGACGTAGAGGACGACATCGAACGGCTGGGCATCCGAACGATGACCCTCGACGAGATGTGCACCGAGTGGGAGACTCGCGTCGACTCGTTCCTGACCGGACTGGGATTCGACGTGCCGACCGGCGCGACCCCCGCAACGCCGGCAGGCCGGGACAACGAACACACGGACCACTGGCACGACCTTCACGAACAGATGACTTCCAGCTACCGGAACTTGGGACGGGATAAAGCGACGCTGATAATGGCGAGAGACGATGAGTAGCGACTACGACCGGCCCCGCGGGGACGCTGATGCTACCGCGTGTTCGTACACTGACTACGAGACCACGGACCACGCGGCGGACGACGTGCCAGCTACGGGCGAAGACGCCGACGGCATCGAACGCGACGTGTGGGCGGCTCTGTATCAGGTCGAGGACCCGGAGATGCCGGTCAGTATCGTCGATTTGGGCCTCATATACGGACTCGACGTGTCCGACGGTGAGGTTACAGTCGACATGACGCTCACCTACAGCGGCTGTCCGGCGCGCGAGATTATCCTCGAAGAGGTCGAGGCGGCTGCCGAGAGCGTCGACGGAATCGAGACCGCTTCGGTCCGACTGGTCTGGGCCCCGGACTGGTCGATTGATCTGGTCACTGAACAGGGCAAAGAAGCGTTGCGGGACTTCGGGATGAGCTTCGACGGATGAGTGAACCCGACCCCAGCGTGACGACCAGCGGCGAACAAACGGGCGCGGAGTGCCCGTACTGTGGCTCGACCGACACCGAGCGGAAACACCCACGCGGGCCGTCACGGTGTCAGTCGATTCATTACTGCAACGAGTGTCTGCAGCAGTTCACGAAGTTCGAGTAAGCAGGTACTACTCTCTGCTCCTGCCTTCGAAGTTTCAGAGTATGAAACAGAGCGGCGGTTCTACCCATGGCACTATTACTGGTGGCCCGACCCCGATTCGTCTGAGGAAGTGTCAGCCGAGGTTGATGTGGACGTTTTTCACCTCAGTGTAGCTCTCGATGGCTTGCTCGCCCTGTGCTCGGCCGTGGCCGCTCTGTTTCGTGCCGCCAAATGGAGTCTGTGGCCACGTGTTGGGCGTTTCGTTGACCATCACCATCCCGTAGTCTAGTCTGTCTGTGACGGTGTGTGCGCGAGTCAGATCGTTCGTCCAGACACAGGCGGTGAGGCCAAACGGTGAGTCGTTCGCAACGTCAATCGCTTCTTGCTCGTCGCTAACTTCGATTGCGGTGAGAACGGGGCCGAAGATTTCCTCCTGTGCAATCGTCATCTCGTTGTCCGCGTCGGCAAAGACGGTCGGCTCGACGAAGTGACCGGTATCTCTGTCCGCAGGAACGCCGCCGCCGGCCACGACAGTCGCCCCTTCCTCCTTGCCAGTCTCGATGTAGTCGAGGATCTCCTGTTGCTGGTCCGCACTGACGACTGGTCCCATCTGGCCGTCGTCGTCGATGCCGCCGCCGAGTGGGATGTTTTCGGCGATTTCAGCCATCCGGTCGACCAGTTCATCGTAGACATCCTCATGGACGACAATACGTGAGTTCGCCCAGCACATCTGCCCGGCGTTCATGAAAATCCCGTACTGGATGCCGCGGGCGGCGGCATCGAGGTCAGCGTCGGGAAACACGACGGCTGGGCCTTTTCCGCCGAGTTCGAGCGTCACGTCGGCGACTGCGTCGGCAGCGGTGCGCTGGACGGTCTTTCCGACACCCGTACTCCCGGTGAAGGTGACGTGGTCGACGCCCTCGTGCCCGGTGAGTGCGTCACCAGCCTCGGACCCCTTCCCGGGAACGACGTTGACGACGCCGTCCGGAAGACCCGCTTTTTCCGCGGCTTTCGCGTAGTACAGTGCCGACAGCGGCGTCATGGCGGACGGTTTGAGGATAACGCTGTTCCCCGCCGCCAGTGCCGGTGCCAGACCGCGGCCGGCGAGCTGGAACGGGTAGTTCCACGGCGCGATGTGTGCGGTCACACCGACTGGCTCACGAACGGTGTAGTTGAGTCGGCCGTCCTCGACTGGAATCTCGTCACCGCGTATCTTGTCCGTCCACCCGGCGTAATGGCGAAACGTATCCGTGACCATGTCGATTTCCAGCCCGGCCTCGAAGGGCGTTTTCCCGTTATCGTGGGACTCAACCATGGAGAGTTCGTCTTTCATCTCTTCGATGGCATCGGCCATCGCATGGATTTTGGCCCGGCGCGTTCCCGGGTCCATCGTCGCCCACTCGGACCCGTCTTCGATGGCCGCCTGTGCCGCCTGTACCGCATC is drawn from Haloarcula sp. CBA1129 and contains these coding sequences:
- the paaD gene encoding 1,2-phenylacetyl-CoA epoxidase subunit PaaD — translated: MSSDYDRPRGDADATACSYTDYETTDHAADDVPATGEDADGIERDVWAALYQVEDPEMPVSIVDLGLIYGLDVSDGEVTVDMTLTYSGCPAREIILEEVEAAAESVDGIETASVRLVWAPDWSIDLVTEQGKEALRDFGMSFDG
- the paaE gene encoding 1,2-phenylacetyl-CoA epoxidase subunit PaaE; the protein is MSEPDPSVTTSGEQTGAECPYCGSTDTERKHPRGPSRCQSIHYCNECLQQFTKFE
- a CDS encoding aldehyde dehydrogenase, yielding MEYTGPTDLYIGGEWREATNGDSIETEDPATERTYATVQKAETPDIDDAVQAAQAAIEDGSEWATMDPGTRRAKIHAMADAIEEMKDELSMVESHDNGKTPFEAGLEIDMVTDTFRHYAGWTDKIRGDEIPVEDGRLNYTVREPVGVTAHIAPWNYPFQLAGRGLAPALAAGNSVILKPSAMTPLSALYYAKAAEKAGLPDGVVNVVPGKGSEAGDALTGHEGVDHVTFTGSTGVGKTVQRTAADAVADVTLELGGKGPAVVFPDADLDAAARGIQYGIFMNAGQMCWANSRIVVHEDVYDELVDRMAEIAENIPLGGGIDDDGQMGPVVSADQQQEILDYIETGKEEGATVVAGGGVPADRDTGHFVEPTVFADADNEMTIAQEEIFGPVLTAIEVSDEQEAIDVANDSPFGLTACVWTNDLTRAHTVTDRLDYGMVMVNETPNTWPQTPFGGTKQSGHGRAQGEQAIESYTEVKNVHINLG